One Bacteroidales bacterium DNA segment encodes these proteins:
- a CDS encoding beta-ketoacyl-[acyl-carrier-protein] synthase family protein gives MHKRVVITGMNIITSLGLDLQTSWENMVAGKNGVKPITLFDPAGLQTRIAAQVPDSFEEYASEYIRKRTAEQMTRVTKMCYVCAADAVRHAAIDFESQDKSRCAVILGVVSTANTSTEKGTTAKNKVLKSMSNAMSAWISLEYKLRGPNFTVSCACASSAYAIGIGYDMIKNGVADIVITGGADSIINREEIEGFNELYALSVNNDPEKACCPFSKDRDGFVIGEGAGIMILESEESALKRNARIYAELTGYAITSEAYNIMAPMKDGEGIMQTIETALKNAGVKPDEVGYINAHGTSTTLNDKYETMAIKKVFGDYAYKIPVSSTKSMIGHTVGAAGVIEGVVTVMSIYHDIITPTIHLDIPDPELDLDYVPNRTRKQPVRCAISNSFAFGGHNASLVFKKYI, from the coding sequence ATGCATAAAAGAGTTGTCATCACCGGCATGAACATCATTACCTCGCTTGGCCTGGATTTGCAGACAAGCTGGGAAAATATGGTTGCCGGAAAAAACGGTGTAAAACCGATTACTTTGTTTGATCCTGCTGGCCTTCAAACCAGGATCGCAGCCCAGGTTCCCGATTCATTTGAGGAATATGCCTCAGAATATATCAGGAAAAGAACCGCCGAGCAAATGACCAGGGTTACGAAGATGTGCTATGTGTGTGCTGCTGACGCAGTCAGGCATGCTGCTATCGACTTTGAATCGCAGGATAAATCAAGATGTGCCGTCATCCTTGGTGTGGTAAGTACTGCTAACACCAGTACTGAGAAGGGAACCACCGCGAAAAATAAGGTGCTGAAAAGTATGAGCAATGCCATGTCGGCCTGGATTTCTCTCGAATACAAACTGCGCGGCCCAAATTTCACAGTTTCTTGTGCCTGTGCTTCATCAGCTTATGCAATCGGGATCGGGTATGATATGATCAAAAATGGGGTGGCAGATATCGTCATTACAGGTGGAGCCGATTCGATCATTAACCGGGAGGAGATAGAAGGTTTCAATGAACTTTATGCTTTATCGGTGAATAATGATCCTGAAAAAGCATGCTGTCCCTTTTCAAAAGACCGCGATGGATTTGTCATCGGCGAAGGCGCCGGTATTATGATTCTGGAATCGGAAGAATCTGCATTAAAAAGAAACGCCAGAATTTATGCAGAACTCACAGGCTATGCAATAACCAGCGAAGCTTACAATATTATGGCCCCGATGAAAGATGGCGAAGGCATCATGCAAACCATTGAGACAGCTCTGAAAAATGCCGGCGTGAAGCCGGATGAAGTCGGGTATATCAATGCACATGGTACTTCGACCACCCTGAACGATAAGTATGAAACCATGGCAATTAAAAAAGTCTTCGGCGATTATGCTTATAAAATCCCTGTTTCTTCGACAAAATCGATGATAGGACACACAGTCGGAGCTGCAGGTGTTATCGAGGGTGTTGTCACGGTGATGAGTATTTATCATGATATCATCACGCCTACCATACACCTGGATATTCCCGACCCGGAACTGGACCTGGATTATGTGCCAAATAGAACCCGAAAGCAGCCTGTTCGTTGCGCTATTTCAAATTCTTTTGCATTCGGGGGCCATAACGCTTCATTGGTCTTTAAAAAATATATCTAA